CACCTACGAAAAACAGTTTACCATTACCGTAAATAATACCGGACATCCTCCTACTGCTATTGCGTTGAGTAATAATAGTGTGGCAGAGAACAGCGCCGTTGGAACGCTGGTAGGTAACCTGAGTGCAACCAGTGTAGATCCGGTAAATAGTCTGGTTTACAGCTTTGCAGGTGGTGCAGATGACGCGCAGTTTACTATTAGCGGTACTGAGTTGAAAACAAATGCCGTATTTGATTACGAAACGAAGAATGTCTATAATATTAAGATCAAGGTAACCGGTGGTAGTGGCTTGTCTTACACCAAAGACTTTACTATCAATGTTACAGATGTCAACGAAGCACCTACAGACATCACACTGGATAATAACAAAATTCTGGAGAACAGTCCTGTGGGTACGGCAATAGGCAGTTTCACCGCTACAGATCCGGATGCAGGAGATACGTTTACGTGGTCATTTGCCGGAGGCGCGGACGACAGTAAGTTTACACTCGTAGGAAATAAGCTGCAGAGCAATGCGGTATTTGATTATGAAACAAAGAACAGTTACACTATTCGTATACGCGTTACAGATAGAGGCGGATTATACTTTGAGAAGAACTTTACGATTAATATACTGGATGTAAATGAACCGCCAACCATTACTAATCCGGGTAACCAGGTGGTTTGCGACGGACAGCAGGCACAGGAAATTGCGTTAAGTGGATTGAGTGCAGGTCCTGAAAAGAACCAGACGATCACCATTGTTGCCACCAGCAGTAAAGATTTCTTTGATATGCTGACTACCAGGGATAATGGAAATGGTACCGGTGCTATTCGCTTCCAGCTGAAGAAAGGTATTTCCGGGGTAACCACGCTTACCGTGCTGGTACGTGATAATGGAGGTACTGATAACGGCGGACAAGACCAGGTGTCCATTACATTTGATCTGACAGTAAATGAACTGCCGGCAGTAACAGTTACCAGCGACAAGGGCACAACGGTGCCTGCAGGTACCATTGTGAACCTGACTGCAACAGGTGGAAGTACCTATGCATGGGGAGATGCGCCAGATGTGATCAGTGGCAGGAATTCAGCGGTGCTCACCGTTCAGCCAACTGTTACCAATACTTACCTGGTTACCGTTACTAACGTATATGGATGTACGGTTACGACAGATTTCCGTTTGGAAGTGAGTGGTAAAGTGGGTGTAGAAGCGTCCAACATCCTGACACCGAATGGAGATGGTATCAATGACAGATGGGTAGTTAAAAATATCGCGCAGTATCCAAATAATGAAGTACGGATTTACGATCGTGCCGGAAGGTTGATTTATAATCGTAAAGGATATGCCAATGAATGGGATGGACGATTAAACGGCCATGTGCTGGCAGAAGGAACCTATTATTATCTGCTGGACCTTGGCGATGGAAAAGTTGTAAAAGGCTTCATTACGATCGTTCACCAATAGTAAAATGAAAAAGATGTTCGTTAAAATTAAATCAATAGGAATACTGGTTGCTGGTCTGATTGCCGCAACCTTACAGATACAGCAAGTGAAGGCGCAGGACTGGTCTAAGAGCAGTGCTCCTCTGCAACCTCTTACCAGTCAATATTTCCAGAATCAGTACCTTGCCAACCCCGCAATGGCAGGTATTGATACCGGATTACATCTCAATGTGGCCTATCGTGGCCAATGGTCTGATGTGCCAGGGACGCCGGTAACGAAGGCTGCTACTGCCGATTATTATGTAGGAAGCAGGGTGGGCGCCGGTTTGACAGTATTTAATGACAAAGCCGGATTAATAAACCGTACCAAGGTTGGACTCACCTATGCCTATCATTTGCCGTTGAATGCAGCGGGGAAAGACAAACTGCATTTTGGCTTGTCTGTAGGGATAAATGCACAGCGTCTGGATAAATCTGCCATCATTGGTGAACAAAATGATCCGACAATTAATGCATTTAATCGCAGAGATGATTATTTTGAGGTCGATTACGGCATGGCCTATACGAATGATAAGTGGACCATTCAGGCGGCTTTTCCCAATTTGATGAATACGCTGCGTAAGGACGAGAACAAGACCGTAGACGCTACAACCTTTTATGGTGCGGTGTCTTATAAGATTAATGTCAGCGAATCTGTTCCATATGTAGAGCCTAAGGTATGTTACCGTGGCGTTCGTGGATATGATGCTTTGGTGGATATAGGCGCTAATGTAGTTTTCCTGCAGCAATATCTGAATGTATTCGGGTTGTACCATACCAGTAACAACTTTACCGTGGGTGCTGGCTTCAATTACCGTTCCATCGCGGGTTTCCAGGTGATGTATACCACCCAGACGGCCGGTTTGAAAAATTATACCAGTGGCGCACTGGAGGTGGGACTAGTGGTACACCTGTTCAAGTAAATAACTATCAGCACTGAAAACCCATGTTTAGCAGTCTCTAATGAATAGAGACTGCTTTTTTTTAGGGTTTTCAGGGGATATGGCT
This window of the Chitinophaga sp. Cy-1792 genome carries:
- a CDS encoding PorP/SprF family type IX secretion system membrane protein, encoding MFVKIKSIGILVAGLIAATLQIQQVKAQDWSKSSAPLQPLTSQYFQNQYLANPAMAGIDTGLHLNVAYRGQWSDVPGTPVTKAATADYYVGSRVGAGLTVFNDKAGLINRTKVGLTYAYHLPLNAAGKDKLHFGLSVGINAQRLDKSAIIGEQNDPTINAFNRRDDYFEVDYGMAYTNDKWTIQAAFPNLMNTLRKDENKTVDATTFYGAVSYKINVSESVPYVEPKVCYRGVRGYDALVDIGANVVFLQQYLNVFGLYHTSNNFTVGAGFNYRSIAGFQVMYTTQTAGLKNYTSGALEVGLVVHLFK